Proteins found in one Ammospiza nelsoni isolate bAmmNel1 chromosome 15, bAmmNel1.pri, whole genome shotgun sequence genomic segment:
- the SERTM2 gene encoding serine-rich and transmembrane domain-containing 2, which produces MTEIYFKFRGNLTGRVHLPTLATEVDTTADKYSGLYVYVGLFLTLLALLLILLFSMLLRLKHVVSPITSPESTENVQHFTDVEMHSRIPTT; this is translated from the coding sequence ATGACTGAGATTTATTTCAAGTTCCGCGGGAACCTGACTGGCCGTGTCCACCTTCCAACCCTGGCTACTGAAGTAGACACAACAGCAGACAAATATTCTGGCCTCTATGTGTACGTGGGGCTGTTCCTAACCCTGCTGGCTCTCCTCCTGATCCTGCTCTTCTCCATGCTCCTGCGCCTCAAGCATGTCGTGTCCCCCATCACCTCCCCAGAGAGCACTGAGAACGTGCAGCACTTCACGGACGTGGAAATGCACAGCAGGATCCCCACCACGTAG